Part of the Terriglobia bacterium genome, TCGAAGGCCTGATCAGGCGCGACATCAATCAGACCGTGAAAGAACGTATCTACCAGGCAGCATTCGTGTGCCTGATCTTGTTCGCCGGACTGGTGATCTTCAACGACGTTGTGAAATTACTGCCGCACCGATTCCAGTGAGTTGACCGTAAGTCAAAAAACGGGGCGCTTTTGCACCCCGTTTTGAATTTGCGGCACTCTCAGCAGATGGTGTCCGTGAACGCGGATCGGTAGCCCACTTTCAACATTGCAGTGAACGCGAATCATTGACACGCGCCGGGACGAGAGTGTGACCGGGCAGTTCCGGTACATGGATTAGGCAGTCGCGAATCGGGGGAATTCTCCATGAGACGTCTTCTAATCACTGCGGTTTTATTTCCCGGCTTGTGGCTTTTGTCGCCCTTGGCGCAGACCTTGTTCGGATCAGGGAGATCATCTATGGAAACACTGACGTCGAATGGGGCCAAGGAAGTATCAGGTACGATATATGGCTCTTTTGACTATGGGTTCGAAGGCAAGGGAGCCTGGGTCGGTCATGCCATTCTCGCCATCGGCGGGAATCCGCCTGTAAAGGCAACTATTGTCGATCGCAATAATTCGATAGCTCGAACTCCGGATGGAGCGATTTCCGGCACCGAGATGATTACTTTCTCATTGCCGGATGGAAGCAGTTTTGACGTGCGGGCAAAATTCACGGGGATACCAGCCTCCACTCCCGGCCTTTACAGGCTGGACGAAACCGGCACTATTGCGAATGGAACCGGAGCCTACGACCGCGTATCGGGTCAGGTCGTTGTTCAGGGCCCGTTCCTGTTTCCCGACCCGGCGACCACTCCGGGAGCACCGCCCTGGATTGCGGAGATTCATGGAGTGATTCAGGGGCTGAAGTAACGCAATTCTGTTGTGAGCCGCACCGACGGCGCGATGCGTCTACCTGGCGTCGGCCTGCGTTCTCCGGAGTTCGTGCACTAGTAATCGATCCTGTAAATGCGGACGCTTTCTGCCGGAACAACTGCCTTGATTTCCAGGCTCGTGCCGGAAGTCTGAACTTTCTGCGTCGTAATGACCTCAGTGATGGATTTTGCTGGCTTTTCCAGCGTACGGCGGAGATCCATCGTCGCGGCAGCGTTGGAGTGATTGAAAAGAAAAACCAGTCGCCCTTCCGGCGACACCATCTGCCGCAACTCAATTGGTGGGGGAGCTTTCAGCACCGGTTCCCGCAGCCCTGCCCATTCAGCGAGGATCTGACCGAGCGGATGCATCGCCACGGGCTTCTGCTGGTCTTCCTGCCCGGCAAAGCTGCCGAAGATGATTGCGCTGCCCTCGTTGTAATGGTTCTCGAACGCGATCGGTGTTCCGTCTTCCGCGAACGCCACCGCTTTCGCGGACGCGCTCAGAGTGTCGAATTGTTCTAAAAATCTCATCGATGCAAACGATGCATTGCCCCAGCGCACCTGGAATTCCTTCCCGGGAACAAGCCGCTTTTCGCGCACGCCGAACATCTCGTGCAAGCCAAAGCCGGGGATTATCGGCTCGGCGTGTCCGCGTTCATCCACCCAACCGGGCCGCGCCTCGCTGAACAGGTGACCGCCCTCGGAGACGTATTGCCGCAGCCCGTCGGCCTCCTCTCGCGTCAGCATCAGCGGATAAGGAACGATTACGAGCTTGTACTGGCGCAGTTTCTTCTTTGACAGCTCTCGCGAGCTGACCACGTCAACGGGTATATTCCGCTCGAAGAACATGCGGTGATAACCGGCGACGGCCTGGTGCATCGCCGTGCGACTGCCATAGGCGTCGTAGCCGCCCAGCAGCGGCGCCAGTGGGCTAAAGACGATCGCCGCTTCGGCGGATTCAGGATGCGAGTTCAGGAGAAGGTCGGCGTTCGCCGCAATCCTCTGTGCCGTTGCGCCTGCGCGACGGCTGCGCTCGGTGAGCGTGCCGTCGAGATTGATCATCCCGTACCCGCCGGACTCGTACCCGGCGTTCATCGGATAGAAGGCGTAGTAGTTGATCGCCCTCGCGCCGCGAGCGACCATTCCCCATGTCCACATTTCCAGATCATTCGGCGTGACCTCCGATCCAATGATGGTTCCGTGAACGCCATATCCGCTCTGGAGTTCGCCGACGTAGAAGCCGCGCCCGCCCGTGATGGCCTTCGTCAGATCCATCGCCAACACCTGCCGGTTCAAGTCCCAGTTGTGATCTGGCGAGGTAAGCTTCGGATAGAAGCTGGTCCCGAAGTAATCGACTGAATCCTTCATCAGGAAGTCATCCGAGGGGTCATACGGATCGGCCAGGGTGCGAACCAGCGGCGAAGGATTGGGCGCGTGGCTGGTGGTGATGTGATTGGGATCCACCGCCTTCACTGCGTCGTTGCGCATCTTGAGATCTTCGGCGAGTTTGTAGCCGTAGTAAATGCGCCAATCCATAAAGTCGGTGTAAGTGAGAATGGTGCCGTAGCGGGGCGGTTCTACTTCGGACCAATCGGTGAAGGTGCGGTGCCAAGCTTCGTTCAGGTTGTCGATGTTGCCGTATTTCTTTTTCAGCCACAGGCGGAAGCGCTCGATACTGCCCGGGCAGTAGCAGAACATCGGCTCCGACTTGTATCCGATCCGCGCCCAGTTCAGCGCGGCCGGTTCGCTCCACAGGTCGTAGGCATAAAACGCGGGGCTCTTTTCAGTGTGCCGCGCTACCTCGGCATAGAACGCAAGGATCGCATTGCGAACGCCGCGATGATCGATGCAGTAGCCGGGTGCGGCCTGTGAGGGGATCGGTTGCCCGTCCTGCGCCTCGTAGCGCCCGTCGGGAAATTTCTTGCCCACCCATTCGGGAGCGGAATCGACGTAGACCTGGACGATCACCTTCAGCCCAACTTCGTTCGCGAGTTTTAGAAGTAAGTCGAGATTGTCGAGGTGGTATTCGCCTTCACGTGGCTCCCCGATATTCCACTCCACCCACGTTCGAACCGTGTTGAAACCAAGTCCCTTGATCTTCAGCAGGTCTTCTTTCCAGAGGCGAGGCGAATCGGGCGTGATCTTCTCCAGCATCGGCGCGCGAGCCTTTCCGCCGCTGTACCAGACGGAAACCGGAAAGAACGGCGCAGGAGAGGTGGTTGCCGAAGCTGTTGGTTTCGGACTCTTAGTTTGCGGGAACGCGGCGCTCGCGCAGACGAGCAGCAGGACCAAGGTTCGGAAACCCTTCATTGCTTCCTCGGGAGCTATCTGGTGGTACAGCCGTAACGTACAGCAACACGGGAAGGTTCGCCACACGGATTTGGCGAGCGGGGGTCAATTCGTACCGGCGAGATTCGATGCAGATGAAAGGCATTATCCCTGTTCGAAAGAGCTAATGCCGTTCACTTATTCCCGTTTCAGTTTGCGTTCGTGGCGACTGATGCGGTCGTCTCTATCTCATCCAGATCGGTCTTGGAGAGGTGCTGGCGGCAGAGTTGCAGCTTCTCTGTGAACCATGGATCGCTTCCATGAATTCTCACCAGCCACCGATAAGCTTCGCGGTAGTTAAGTTTGTCCGCGTCGCCGTGAAGATATAGAGCTATCAGGTTCCTGGCCGCTGCAGAATTACCCTGGTTGGCTGCGAGCAGGAACCAGTGCATAGCGGCCGGGTGGTCGTACTCCTCAAGATAATGTATTCCAAGGTTGAACTGGGCCATCGCGTAGCGGCTATCGGCGGCTTTCTTGAACCACTTCAACGCCTGTCCCTGGTCTTTGGCGACGCCATCGCCATTTTCATACAAGGTTGCGAGTACGTTCTGCGCTCTCACATCCCCCTGCCGTGCCGCGATCTCGTACCACTTGGCGGCTTCGCTGGTATCCACGGGAACACCATAGCCGTGGTGATACATGAGCGCGAGGTTGAACTGGGCATCGGCGCTGCCCCGCTCGCTGGCGGCGCGGAAGCATCGGAGGGCTTCGGGATAGTTCTTCGCCGTGCCCTCTCCGAAGAAATACATGAGGCCGAGGTTGTTCATTGCGACCGGCTGGTTTTTCTTTGCTGCCTTC contains:
- a CDS encoding beta-galactosidase, which produces MKGFRTLVLLLVCASAAFPQTKSPKPTASATTSPAPFFPVSVWYSGGKARAPMLEKITPDSPRLWKEDLLKIKGLGFNTVRTWVEWNIGEPREGEYHLDNLDLLLKLANEVGLKVIVQVYVDSAPEWVGKKFPDGRYEAQDGQPIPSQAAPGYCIDHRGVRNAILAFYAEVARHTEKSPAFYAYDLWSEPAALNWARIGYKSEPMFCYCPGSIERFRLWLKKKYGNIDNLNEAWHRTFTDWSEVEPPRYGTILTYTDFMDWRIYYGYKLAEDLKMRNDAVKAVDPNHITTSHAPNPSPLVRTLADPYDPSDDFLMKDSVDYFGTSFYPKLTSPDHNWDLNRQVLAMDLTKAITGGRGFYVGELQSGYGVHGTIIGSEVTPNDLEMWTWGMVARGARAINYYAFYPMNAGYESGGYGMINLDGTLTERSRRAGATAQRIAANADLLLNSHPESAEAAIVFSPLAPLLGGYDAYGSRTAMHQAVAGYHRMFFERNIPVDVVSSRELSKKKLRQYKLVIVPYPLMLTREEADGLRQYVSEGGHLFSEARPGWVDERGHAEPIIPGFGLHEMFGVREKRLVPGKEFQVRWGNASFASMRFLEQFDTLSASAKAVAFAEDGTPIAFENHYNEGSAIIFGSFAGQEDQQKPVAMHPLGQILAEWAGLREPVLKAPPPIELRQMVSPEGRLVFLFNHSNAAATMDLRRTLEKPAKSITEVITTQKVQTSGTSLEIKAVVPAESVRIYRIDY
- a CDS encoding tetratricopeptide repeat protein; protein product: MIRARVRCTILASLLLLATVAAADLLENDKTAVDQLSGMSAGEFKALMASAAKGRSSAQALLAIAYLKGIHVDKNVRAAFDLFAKAAKKNQPVAMNNLGLMYFFGEGTAKNYPEALRCFRAASERGSADAQFNLALMYHHGYGVPVDTSEAAKWYEIAARQGDVRAQNVLATLYENGDGVAKDQGQALKWFKKAADSRYAMAQFNLGIHYLEEYDHPAAMHWFLLAANQGNSAAARNLIALYLHGDADKLNYREAYRWLVRIHGSDPWFTEKLQLCRQHLSKTDLDEIETTASVATNAN